GAGGGCATCAAGGCAGAGATTGTCCCGGCGCAGCTGCAGAACAACGCGGGGATCGTGGGGGCGGCGATGCGGGCGGCGAAGTCCGCGTAAACCCTCCGGGGCGCGCGGGGCGGGGCCGGGAGCCGGCGCCGGTGGGGCCGCGCCCGTCGGGTTAGTCGGCCCCGTCGCGCCCGTCGGCCCCGTTGTGTCCGTCGAGCCGTCGTATCCGTCGCGTCCCTCATGTCCGTCAGACCGGACGGCGGCGCGGCTGGATCTCCGGGCGGGGCCCCCGGGCCGCCCTGCGCTGGGCGGCCCTGCGGGTCATCAGGCGGACCTTCCGTACGGTGGTGATGACCCCCGCGACCAGCGTCCCCCCGTACAGCCATCCCGCCTGGGTCGCCAGCGCGGTGACCAGCCCCATCAGTTCGCCCCCGATACCGCCGCCCCCGTCGGCGACGGGCAGCAGCCCGAACGCGAAGGCGATGGGCACGACGACGGGCGCGGTGACGATGTCTCCCCGTCGCACCCACAACGCGGTCAGCGCGGACACCGGCAGGAACAGCACCCCGTAGACCACCAGCGACGCCTCGAAGAGCAGCTGGTCGAGACAGGCGAGCGCGAACATCGTCGCCCCGCAGAACAGTCCGCCGCCGAGCCCGGTGAGCCGGGGGTTCGGCATCCGCCGTCGCGCTGGAGCGGGTCTGGGAGCAGGCGCGGGTCGCCGCGTGGGGGGCGCACTCCTGCGTACACGGTCGGCGGCGGCGCGCCCGGTCTGGGCGGGAAGAGGTGCGCCGCGTCGCGGTCTGTACTGAGGGGGACGCGTCCTGTGTTGCTCCACTGGACCAACTTAGGTCGGTTTATGTGCGGAATAGCGCCTCAGACACGCCGATGGGCCGACCTTGGCCATGCGTTCGATGCGTCGCCGGTAAGGGACCTCGCACCCCGTAGACTGGTGGATCGGCCCGCGCACCTTCGCGGACCTGTCGCCCACCCTCACGTACGGGAAGTCGCAACGTGTCGCTCACGATCGGAATCGTCGGTCTGCCCAATGTCGGCAAGTCGACCCTGTTCAACGCCCTGACCAAGAACGACGTGCTCGCGGCCAACTACCCGTTCGCCACGATCGAGCCCAATGTGGGCGTGGTCGGTGTCCCCGACG
This portion of the Streptomyces mirabilis genome encodes:
- a CDS encoding DUF6542 domain-containing protein → MPNPRLTGLGGGLFCGATMFALACLDQLLFEASLVVYGVLFLPVSALTALWVRRGDIVTAPVVVPIAFAFGLLPVADGGGGIGGELMGLVTALATQAGWLYGGTLVAGVITTVRKVRLMTRRAAQRRAARGPRPEIQPRRRPV